From a single Lactococcus allomyrinae genomic region:
- a CDS encoding tetratricopeptide repeat protein, whose amino-acid sequence MSYSEDTIDFLHQGDLIGMQNSLAKALKNDDDELLSDLAEYLQMMGFIDESQQIYDKIMQNHPESTDYLINLAEIAEDNGNLDEALSYLYQISSQDENYVAALVKIADLYQFDGDFETAISKLEEAREYSDSPLITFALAESYYSQGDYQAAITEYAKLSERKILHDTKISIYQRIGDSYAQLGNFENAISFLEKSFEFDKKAETLYEIALLYGEIHNESRAISVFKKLEKMDVDFLSYELAYAQTLEENQQFEEALNMAEKGLQKNPNSVPLLHFASKISFKLKNDEAAEHYLIEGLNFPELHDETVFLLANLYFNEEDFEAVINLQSLLEEEHPLAQWLFASSYKALEKDLKASKLYEELMLTNLSENPEFLSDYIEFLRESGKAGKAKALISQYLDLVPDDEEMRILLSEYYE is encoded by the coding sequence ATGTCTTATTCAGAAGATACAATTGATTTTTTACATCAAGGCGATTTGATTGGAATGCAAAATTCGCTTGCTAAAGCACTAAAAAATGACGATGATGAACTCCTCTCAGACCTTGCCGAATACTTACAGATGATGGGATTCATTGATGAAAGTCAGCAAATTTATGATAAAATCATGCAAAATCACCCAGAGTCAACAGACTACCTGATTAATCTCGCTGAAATCGCTGAAGATAATGGTAACTTAGACGAGGCTCTAAGTTATCTTTATCAAATTTCTTCACAGGATGAAAATTATGTTGCTGCTCTCGTCAAAATTGCTGATTTATACCAATTTGATGGGGATTTTGAGACAGCAATCTCCAAGCTAGAAGAAGCTCGTGAATATTCAGATTCCCCATTGATTACTTTTGCTCTTGCTGAATCTTACTATTCTCAAGGAGACTATCAAGCTGCAATCACTGAATATGCTAAACTTTCTGAACGTAAAATTTTACATGATACAAAAATTTCAATTTATCAAAGAATAGGCGATTCATATGCCCAATTAGGTAATTTTGAAAATGCTATTTCTTTCTTAGAAAAATCATTTGAGTTTGATAAAAAAGCAGAAACGCTATACGAGATTGCACTTTTATACGGAGAAATTCATAACGAATCACGCGCAATTTCTGTGTTTAAAAAATTAGAGAAAATGGATGTTGATTTTTTGAGTTACGAGCTTGCCTATGCTCAAACTTTAGAAGAAAATCAGCAATTTGAAGAAGCGTTAAATATGGCAGAAAAAGGATTGCAAAAAAATCCTAACTCCGTTCCACTCTTACATTTCGCTTCAAAGATAAGCTTTAAATTAAAAAATGATGAAGCAGCTGAACATTATCTTATAGAAGGTTTAAACTTTCCTGAATTACACGATGAAACGGTTTTTCTGCTCGCGAATCTCTATTTCAATGAAGAAGATTTTGAAGCTGTTATAAATTTACAATCATTATTAGAAGAAGAACATCCACTCGCTCAATGGCTTTTTGCAAGTAGTTACAAAGCGCTTGAAAAAGACCTAAAAGCAAGCAAATTATACGAAGAATTAATGCTGACTAACCTGTCAGAGAATCCTGAATTTCTGTCAGACTATATCGAATTTTTACGCGAAAGCGGTAAAGCGGGTAAAGCTAAAGCACTCATTTCACAATACTTGGATTTAGTTCCAGATGATGAAGAAATGAGAATATTACTCTCTGAATACTATGAATAA
- a CDS encoding AI-2E family transporter translates to MEQEQHRNIKASWFFKWFINNKVVAGLSIFLLLLLNIFLLNKVGFLFRPIGDFITIISLPLVLAAVFYYLLNPIVDFFEKRRIPRLASIIVLFVIIIALIVWGLIVAIPNIIDGVEKFASSVPHYVNIAQDEVNNLLRNPRFKQFRPQADQFADSIGNQLIDWSKTFSATAVTSLTSIIGKTTSVLISLIIFPFVLFYLLRDGKNLNHFVTHLLPNNWRKDTSKVLHEINSQLSNYVRGQILVAIVVAIMFMIGLPIVGLRYAIPLAITAGFLNLVPFLGSFLAAIPMLIVGLAIGGPFMLVKVLIVIVIEQTIEGRFVSPLILGKQLAVHPITILFVLLTAGKIFGVWGVLLGIPFYAAIKVIVVHFYWWYREISVLYREEVGQEEFED, encoded by the coding sequence ATGGAACAAGAACAACATAGAAATATCAAAGCCTCTTGGTTTTTTAAGTGGTTTATCAATAATAAAGTTGTTGCGGGACTATCTATCTTTTTACTCCTGCTATTAAATATATTTTTGCTTAACAAAGTTGGATTTCTGTTTAGACCTATTGGAGACTTCATTACGATTATCTCACTTCCTTTGGTTCTCGCAGCGGTATTCTATTATCTTCTTAATCCTATTGTTGATTTTTTTGAAAAACGGAGAATTCCACGTTTAGCAAGTATTATCGTGCTTTTTGTGATTATTATTGCGTTAATTGTCTGGGGACTAATTGTAGCAATCCCCAATATTATTGACGGCGTAGAAAAATTTGCTTCTTCGGTGCCTCACTATGTCAACATTGCGCAAGATGAAGTTAATAATTTACTCCGTAATCCACGATTCAAACAGTTCCGCCCACAAGCAGATCAGTTTGCAGATTCTATTGGTAATCAGCTCATTGACTGGTCTAAGACATTTTCCGCAACAGCTGTAACTTCACTGACAAGTATTATTGGAAAAACGACAAGTGTTTTGATTTCTCTAATTATTTTCCCATTTGTTCTCTTTTATCTCCTCCGAGACGGGAAAAACTTAAATCACTTTGTCACTCACCTTCTACCTAATAATTGGCGTAAAGATACCTCAAAAGTGTTACATGAAATCAATAGTCAGTTGTCAAACTATGTTCGCGGACAAATTTTGGTTGCGATTGTCGTGGCGATTATGTTTATGATTGGTCTACCTATCGTAGGTTTACGCTATGCTATTCCACTTGCTATCACTGCAGGTTTCCTAAATCTAGTTCCGTTTTTAGGATCGTTTCTTGCAGCAATTCCGATGCTCATTGTTGGTTTAGCTATTGGTGGACCTTTCATGTTAGTAAAAGTATTGATTGTTATCGTTATTGAGCAAACAATTGAAGGACGTTTTGTTTCACCGCTTATTCTTGGGAAACAATTGGCTGTCCACCCTATTACAATTTTATTTGTCTTACTTACAGCAGGGAAAATTTTCGGTGTTTGGGGTGTTTTACTCGGAATCCCATTCTATGCAGCAATAAAAGTTATTGTCGTTCATTTTTATTGGTGGTATCGGGAAATTTCAGTGCTTTATAGAGAAGAAGTCGGTCAAGAAGAGTTTGAAGACTAA
- a CDS encoding class I SAM-dependent methyltransferase, with amino-acid sequence MAHKHHDYESESEQFYDHIANNFEHTFDGFLAHFFKKFIKKNLDFSEQSRILDVGCANGTLLSMLNEKHAILGNGLDISSEMVKVATKLHPNFTFERGSAEEIPFESTSFDLLICSASFHHFPNPKRFLSEATRLLTADGRLVIAEIHIPVVTKIYNWRLNRFSTEGDVKVYTPKELAKLFENNGWKINRKKIFFQIQYYELEKIH; translated from the coding sequence TTGGCACATAAACACCATGATTATGAAAGTGAATCCGAACAATTTTATGATCATATTGCGAATAATTTTGAACACACTTTTGATGGTTTTTTAGCTCATTTTTTTAAAAAATTTATCAAAAAAAATCTAGACTTTTCTGAACAAAGTCGCATTTTAGATGTGGGCTGTGCGAATGGCACTCTGCTCAGTATGTTGAATGAAAAACACGCTATTCTAGGAAATGGTTTAGATATCTCATCCGAAATGGTAAAAGTAGCGACAAAACTTCATCCAAATTTTACTTTTGAGCGAGGAAGCGCAGAGGAAATTCCATTTGAAAGTACATCGTTTGATTTACTCATTTGTTCAGCAAGTTTTCATCATTTTCCGAATCCTAAGCGATTTTTGTCAGAAGCAACACGCTTACTGACAGCTGACGGACGTCTCGTCATTGCAGAAATTCATATTCCTGTTGTCACTAAAATTTATAATTGGCGACTGAATCGTTTTTCCACTGAGGGAGATGTGAAAGTTTACACTCCAAAAGAGTTAGCAAAACTTTTTGAGAATAACGGATGGAAAATCAATAGGAAGAAAATTTTCTTCCAAATTCAATATTATGAATTAGAAAAAATTCACTGA
- a CDS encoding NAD(P)/FAD-dependent oxidoreductase, with protein sequence MIRITQIKLSIDEPVSKIKALILKKLKISEHELLNYRIYKESIDARHRGEIDFIYTVDVALQNEGKILAKNLKNVSLAPKLDYKNPEHGIKKMQHRPLVIGFGPAGMFAALLLAQNGYKPIVLERGEAVDERVKSIDEFWKKGKLNPKSNVQFGEGGAGTFSDGKLTSRVRDLRGRKVLEEFVLAGAPEDILYKAHPHVGTDLLRDIVKKIREQIIALGGEVHFEAQVEQFIIENQALTAVKLVDGTVINANQAILAIGHSARDTFSELYDKGIQITAKPFAVGVRIEHPQKLINKAQYKEFAENKRLGAAEYRLTYKSSSGRGVYTFCMCPGGLVVPASSETGRLVTNGMSEHARNQKNANSGLLVQVFPEDFPTTHPLAGVEFQRELEAKAFELGGSSYKAPAQLVGDFLDGKASTAMGTVEPSYALGVTPSDLEQLFPEYITTPMKEAIIGLDKKLHGFALSDAVLTGVESRSSSPVRINRDEESFQSVSTKGIYPSGEGAGFAGGIVSAAIDGLKCAEALISEFVPPEI encoded by the coding sequence ATGATTCGTATCACACAAATTAAACTTTCAATTGATGAGCCTGTATCAAAAATTAAAGCGCTCATTTTGAAAAAACTCAAAATTTCTGAGCATGAACTCTTAAATTATCGAATTTATAAAGAATCCATTGATGCTAGACATCGTGGTGAAATAGACTTTATCTATACCGTTGATGTTGCTCTGCAAAATGAGGGCAAGATATTGGCTAAAAATCTAAAAAATGTTTCATTGGCTCCCAAGCTTGATTACAAAAATCCTGAACACGGAATCAAAAAAATGCAGCATCGCCCACTTGTTATCGGCTTTGGTCCTGCTGGGATGTTTGCCGCTCTACTTTTAGCGCAAAATGGCTATAAACCTATTGTTTTAGAACGTGGAGAAGCAGTTGATGAACGTGTAAAATCCATTGATGAATTTTGGAAAAAAGGAAAATTAAATCCCAAATCCAATGTCCAGTTTGGTGAAGGGGGCGCAGGAACTTTTTCTGATGGAAAATTAACCAGTCGTGTGCGAGATTTACGCGGTCGTAAAGTCCTAGAAGAGTTCGTCCTTGCCGGTGCGCCAGAAGATATTTTATATAAAGCGCATCCTCATGTAGGTACAGACTTACTTCGAGATATTGTCAAAAAAATCCGTGAACAAATTATTGCTCTTGGAGGAGAAGTTCATTTTGAGGCACAGGTTGAGCAGTTCATCATTGAAAATCAAGCCCTTACTGCTGTGAAACTTGTTGATGGAACAGTAATTAATGCTAATCAAGCCATATTAGCTATTGGACATTCGGCACGTGATACTTTCTCAGAACTTTATGACAAAGGAATTCAAATCACAGCAAAACCTTTTGCCGTTGGCGTGCGCATTGAACATCCCCAAAAGCTAATTAATAAAGCACAATATAAAGAATTTGCCGAAAATAAAAGGCTTGGTGCTGCTGAATACCGCCTCACTTATAAATCTTCTTCTGGTCGAGGGGTCTATACTTTTTGTATGTGTCCAGGAGGTCTCGTTGTTCCTGCTTCCTCTGAAACAGGACGATTAGTTACAAATGGAATGTCAGAACATGCGCGCAATCAAAAAAATGCAAATTCAGGACTGCTTGTTCAGGTTTTTCCAGAAGATTTTCCGACAACTCATCCTTTGGCTGGTGTAGAGTTTCAACGAGAATTAGAAGCGAAAGCTTTTGAACTGGGAGGTTCTTCTTACAAAGCGCCTGCCCAACTCGTTGGTGACTTTCTTGATGGCAAAGCTTCAACTGCAATGGGAACGGTGGAACCAAGTTATGCACTAGGAGTCACTCCTAGTGATTTAGAGCAACTTTTTCCAGAATATATCACGACTCCAATGAAAGAAGCAATTATCGGTTTAGATAAAAAATTACATGGATTTGCTTTATCAGATGCTGTGTTGACTGGGGTAGAGTCACGTTCTTCCTCACCTGTTCGTATCAATCGAGATGAAGAAAGTTTTCAATCTGTATCCACCAAAGGAATCTATCCTTCGGGTGAAGGCGCAGGATTTGCAGGTGGTATTGTTTCAGCTGCAATTGATGGTCTAAAATGTGCAGAGGCACTCATTTCAGAATTTGTTCCTCCTGAAATTTAA
- the rlmD gene encoding 23S rRNA (uracil(1939)-C(5))-methyltransferase RlmD, translating to MDMINFKKNEIFEADVIDLTHEGQGVVKIEHFPFFVDNALPDERIMMRVLKVGKSFGFGRVEQFLTQSEHRVSGVNLDYLRTGIADFGHLSYEEQLKFKQKQVCQLLTKTAHKEDFPVSNVIPADRTLAYRNKAQVPVRDINGLLTTGFFRKNSHTLIPVENFYIQTPEIDAIILFLRDEFRKIAVSSYDEKTRQGWLRNIVVRKAYHSSEIMVTLVVTSDKLPKDADRLLSALTEKFPNIKSVQLNINADTGSFILGKRFKVLYGQGYITDTMLGKTFQISAPAFYQVNTEQAEKLYQIAYDFADLKATDVVIDAYSGIGTIGIGMADKVHQVYGMEVIPEAVSDAKHNARLNNLSNTHYEVGMAEALLPKWLKSGIKPDLVFVDPPRKGLDETFIKVASETQARAIIYISCNPATFARDVVRLEEQGYQLDKVQPVDLFPQTHHIELVANFIRK from the coding sequence ATGGACATGATAAATTTCAAAAAAAATGAAATATTTGAGGCGGATGTGATTGACTTAACTCACGAAGGACAGGGTGTAGTTAAGATTGAGCATTTTCCTTTTTTTGTAGATAATGCACTTCCTGACGAGCGCATTATGATGCGTGTCTTAAAAGTCGGAAAATCTTTTGGTTTCGGACGTGTAGAGCAGTTTTTAACGCAAAGTGAGCATCGTGTGAGCGGTGTTAATTTGGATTATTTGCGGACAGGAATTGCTGATTTTGGTCATCTTTCATACGAAGAACAACTTAAATTTAAACAAAAACAAGTCTGTCAGTTACTGACAAAAACAGCGCACAAGGAAGATTTTCCTGTCAGCAACGTTATTCCTGCTGACAGAACACTCGCTTATCGTAACAAAGCTCAGGTGCCTGTTCGCGATATTAATGGTCTGTTGACCACAGGATTTTTCAGAAAAAATTCACATACGCTTATTCCAGTTGAAAATTTTTATATCCAAACGCCTGAAATCGATGCTATCATTTTATTTTTACGTGATGAATTTCGCAAGATTGCTGTCAGCAGTTATGATGAAAAAACACGTCAGGGCTGGCTGCGCAATATAGTAGTCAGAAAAGCGTATCATAGCTCTGAGATAATGGTTACACTTGTTGTAACCTCTGACAAATTACCAAAAGATGCTGACCGACTTCTGTCAGCACTGACAGAAAAATTTCCTAATATCAAATCTGTCCAACTTAATATTAATGCTGACACGGGTTCTTTCATTTTAGGTAAAAGGTTCAAAGTGCTTTACGGTCAAGGATATATCACTGATACAATGCTTGGCAAAACTTTTCAGATTTCAGCACCAGCTTTTTATCAGGTCAATACGGAACAAGCAGAAAAACTGTATCAAATTGCCTATGATTTTGCTGACTTGAAAGCAACAGATGTTGTTATTGATGCTTATTCAGGGATTGGAACAATCGGGATTGGAATGGCAGATAAAGTTCACCAAGTTTACGGAATGGAAGTGATTCCAGAAGCTGTGAGTGATGCAAAACATAATGCCAGACTCAATAATCTGAGTAATACTCACTACGAAGTAGGAATGGCCGAAGCGCTTCTTCCAAAATGGCTCAAATCGGGGATTAAACCAGACCTTGTTTTTGTTGATCCACCCAGAAAAGGACTTGATGAAACTTTTATCAAGGTGGCTTCTGAGACTCAAGCACGAGCAATTATTTATATTTCTTGTAACCCTGCCACCTTTGCACGCGATGTTGTTCGGCTTGAGGAGCAAGGCTATCAATTAGACAAAGTTCAACCTGTTGACCTTTTTCCACAAACTCACCATATTGAACTAGTAGCAAATTTCATTAGAAAGTAA
- a CDS encoding arsenic metallochaperone ArsD family protein translates to MLIELFEAKIPDFNMEMMGLTQILAAFQNGDELTMKRYNLMNQPEAFTRYPQVMQMLQKEDTLPLTLVDGEIVLIGEYPTIDDLTEITGISFQNVGGCGDNCENCSCGGH, encoded by the coding sequence ATGTTAATAGAGTTGTTCGAAGCAAAAATTCCCGATTTTAACATGGAAATGATGGGATTGACACAAATTCTCGCTGCATTTCAAAATGGTGATGAGCTAACGATGAAACGTTATAATTTGATGAATCAGCCAGAAGCATTTACTCGTTATCCGCAAGTCATGCAAATGTTGCAAAAAGAGGATACGCTCCCACTTACGCTTGTTGACGGAGAGATTGTGCTGATTGGTGAGTATCCAACAATTGATGATTTGACGGAAATTACAGGAATAAGTTTTCAAAACGTCGGTGGTTGTGGTGATAATTGCGAAAATTGTTCATGTGGTGGTCATTGA
- the pnuC gene encoding nicotinamide riboside transporter PnuC has protein sequence MMNTKLKILSQGMSNSFNPKVIIKELTTLSIRDYILLAILLLSQIVAYLFSGTFDLMSNLILIVEVFTIVNLILVNRGRLTNYTFGLIATIFWFIVAAHARLVGDMFSQSYYLVMQFIGIYAWQKDLSETHGTEVTPKKITRGKALLAIGGFAVIYGIVLLTSHHLGGQQIFLDATLLPLAIISQLLMTYGYRSQWLGWILIDVINVVIWFNAWQSSGNSFLGMFILQIAMLVNAFYGAYLWFTKDTMQEVEAQKI, from the coding sequence ATGATGAATACAAAATTAAAGATTTTATCTCAGGGAATGAGCAATAGTTTTAATCCTAAAGTGATAATAAAAGAGTTGACGACGCTCTCAATCAGAGATTATATCCTGTTGGCAATTTTACTCCTTTCACAGATTGTCGCTTATCTTTTTTCGGGAACTTTTGATCTGATGAGTAATCTTATACTTATTGTTGAGGTGTTTACTATCGTTAATTTGATTTTAGTCAATCGAGGGCGTTTGACAAATTATACTTTCGGATTAATTGCTACGATTTTCTGGTTTATTGTTGCTGCACATGCTCGTCTTGTCGGAGATATGTTTTCCCAAAGTTATTATCTGGTGATGCAGTTTATTGGCATCTATGCTTGGCAAAAAGATTTGTCTGAAACGCATGGAACAGAAGTGACGCCTAAAAAAATCACTCGAGGTAAAGCACTTTTAGCCATTGGTGGATTTGCAGTGATTTATGGTATTGTTCTTTTGACAAGCCATCATTTGGGAGGGCAACAAATCTTCTTGGATGCTACCTTGCTTCCTTTAGCGATTATTAGTCAACTTCTCATGACTTATGGTTATCGGAGTCAGTGGCTTGGCTGGATTTTGATTGATGTGATTAATGTGGTGATTTGGTTTAATGCTTGGCAAAGTTCAGGAAATTCTTTTTTGGGAATGTTCATTCTTCAAATTGCAATGCTTGTTAATGCCTTTTATGGTGCGTATCTTTGGTTTACAAAGGATACAATGCAAGAAGTGGAAGCACAAAAGATATAA
- a CDS encoding nicotinamide-nucleotide adenylyltransferase: METKNINKQKLKGKQIGLTFGAFAPLHVGHQQLIYKTLMNNDAALVIVTGYDGDRGDKIGLSLEKRFRYLREAYNDELNLRVAMLNENGIPEYPKGWEEWSKALITIVEESIVENFESVSFTLYVSEVEYIDELKKNLPSNFTVEIQDRQMIEISATEIRKDPMKHWDKINRVFRRHFTKKVLIAGSASTGKSTLTRRLARSINAPFSEEYARLYEEEANITDEELKATDYANFILGQSAANYKEICSPSNNGITFFDTDAIVTQTYAALYLSKEENERLKDLFDITIAKENFDLILIVPPITNYVDDGFRNMEWQTSRMEYHNTLLWYFKQYGFEDKIVLLDKQGKNAQEGFYLRYQQAIKAIEVRLNIKIEHLK; this comes from the coding sequence TTGGAAACTAAAAATATCAATAAACAAAAACTGAAAGGAAAACAGATTGGATTAACATTTGGAGCGTTTGCTCCACTTCATGTTGGACATCAGCAATTGATTTATAAGACTTTAATGAATAATGATGCTGCACTTGTCATTGTAACAGGCTATGACGGAGATAGAGGTGATAAAATAGGTCTTTCATTGGAGAAACGTTTTCGTTATCTTCGTGAGGCTTACAATGATGAACTAAATCTACGCGTAGCCATGTTAAATGAAAATGGAATACCAGAATATCCAAAGGGCTGGGAAGAATGGAGCAAGGCTTTGATAACGATTGTTGAAGAAAGTATTGTAGAGAATTTTGAATCCGTTAGCTTCACACTTTATGTGAGCGAAGTTGAGTATATTGATGAGCTCAAAAAAAATCTTCCGTCAAACTTTACTGTGGAAATACAAGATCGACAGATGATTGAGATATCAGCCACTGAAATTAGGAAAGATCCTATGAAACATTGGGACAAAATTAATCGTGTTTTTCGCCGTCATTTTACTAAAAAAGTATTGATTGCTGGCTCTGCGAGTACAGGAAAATCAACGCTAACTCGGCGTTTAGCACGCTCCATCAATGCTCCCTTCTCTGAGGAATATGCTAGACTTTATGAAGAAGAGGCAAATATTACTGATGAAGAACTGAAAGCGACTGATTACGCTAATTTTATATTGGGACAGAGTGCGGCAAATTATAAGGAAATTTGCAGTCCGTCAAATAATGGCATTACTTTCTTTGATACAGATGCAATTGTTACACAGACTTATGCGGCTCTCTACCTCTCAAAAGAAGAAAATGAACGGCTGAAAGATTTATTTGATATTACAATTGCTAAAGAGAATTTTGATTTAATTTTGATTGTACCACCTATAACAAATTATGTAGATGATGGTTTTAGGAATATGGAGTGGCAAACAAGTCGGATGGAATATCACAATACGTTATTATGGTATTTCAAACAGTATGGTTTTGAGGATAAGATTGTTTTACTAGACAAACAAGGTAAAAATGCTCAGGAAGGATTTTATCTTCGTTATCAGCAAGCCATTAAAGCAATAGAAGTCCGTTTAAATATAAAAATTGAACATTTAAAATAG
- a CDS encoding ABC transporter substrate-binding protein, which translates to MKKLLYFFLGIVAITVLLGFVTNRMKAADGLKTANNSLTIFNWGEYIDPALITKFEKQTGYKVNYMTFDSNEAMYAKVKQGGTAYDIVVPSDYMIEKMAKEHLLMKLDHKKINGLNDDDPKLLNPAFDPGNQYSVPYFWGTLGIVYNDKTVKNPPKVWNDIWSPAYKNSILLTDSVRDVMAMVLSKQGYSLNTTNKKELDIAYKDLLKLTPNVKAILGDEIMNYMINNETPMAVVYSGQAAEMTSENSHLHYVIPERTNIWYDNLAIPKTAKNVKGAYAFINFMQEPKNAAQNAEWVGYSTPNMKAKSLLPKAVRNDKEFYPDESVIKDDEAYKNLSPYWTGFYNDLYLEFKMHK; encoded by the coding sequence TTGAAAAAATTACTTTATTTCTTTTTAGGAATTGTGGCGATTACAGTGTTGCTTGGTTTTGTAACCAATCGTATGAAAGCTGCAGATGGACTAAAAACAGCCAATAATAGTCTAACTATTTTTAACTGGGGCGAATATATTGATCCTGCTTTGATTACAAAGTTTGAAAAGCAAACCGGTTATAAAGTGAATTACATGACCTTTGACTCAAATGAAGCGATGTACGCGAAAGTGAAACAAGGCGGAACAGCTTATGATATTGTCGTGCCTTCTGACTATATGATTGAGAAAATGGCAAAAGAACATCTGCTCATGAAGCTTGACCATAAAAAAATCAACGGCTTGAATGATGATGACCCTAAGTTACTTAATCCTGCTTTTGACCCTGGGAATCAATATTCTGTGCCTTATTTTTGGGGAACTTTAGGGATTGTTTATAATGATAAAACAGTGAAAAATCCTCCAAAAGTTTGGAATGATATTTGGTCACCTGCTTATAAAAACTCTATTTTGTTGACTGATAGCGTCCGAGATGTCATGGCAATGGTTTTGAGTAAACAAGGCTATTCGCTCAATACGACTAATAAAAAGGAACTTGATATTGCCTATAAAGATTTACTTAAATTAACACCAAATGTAAAAGCAATTTTAGGCGATGAAATCATGAATTATATGATTAACAATGAAACGCCTATGGCAGTAGTCTACAGTGGGCAAGCAGCTGAAATGACTTCAGAGAACAGTCATTTGCATTATGTCATTCCAGAGCGAACAAATATTTGGTATGATAATCTGGCTATTCCTAAAACTGCTAAAAATGTTAAAGGAGCCTATGCCTTTATCAATTTTATGCAAGAGCCTAAAAATGCAGCTCAAAACGCAGAATGGGTAGGCTACTCTACACCAAATATGAAGGCTAAATCCCTATTGCCAAAGGCTGTGCGTAATGATAAAGAATTTTATCCTGATGAATCTGTCATTAAAGATGATGAAGCCTATAAAAACTTAAGCCCTTATTGGACAGGCTTTTACAATGATTTGTATTTGGAATTTAAAATGCATAAATAA
- a CDS encoding ABC transporter ATP-binding protein, which produces MTKNIIEFKEVTKTYADSNTTVLKNVSFEIEEGKFYTLLGASGSGKSTILNIIAGLLDATSGDIILDGKRINDLPANKRDVHTIFQSYALFPNMNVFDNVAFALKIKSVDKKEIATRVSQALKMVQLEGYENRSIAKLSGGQKQRVAIARAIIDRPKVLLLDESLSALDMKLRKDMQYELRELQQSLGITFIFVTHDQEEALAMSDWIFIMNEGEIVQSGTPTDIYDEPINHFVADFIGESNILNGKMIKDYLVEFNGQQFEAVDGGMRKNEAIEVVIRPEDIWFTLPDEGKFNVKVDTQLFRGVHYEIVAYDLFGNEWLIHSTHRAIVGETVGVDFEPEAIHIMRLNETEEEFDARIEEYVEEEEQTIGLANAVEEENAEEEAAIQEAVKEALENTMELTELAETVNEILHKQEVENEQEQTGNKNSQVPKDDRVEDSGVLPQ; this is translated from the coding sequence ATGACAAAAAACATCATCGAATTTAAAGAAGTCACAAAGACTTACGCAGATAGTAACACTACCGTTCTAAAAAATGTTTCTTTTGAGATTGAAGAAGGTAAATTCTACACTCTTTTGGGTGCATCTGGTTCTGGAAAATCAACCATCCTCAATATTATTGCAGGACTTTTGGATGCTACTTCCGGCGATATCATTCTTGATGGCAAACGAATCAATGATTTGCCGGCGAACAAACGAGATGTTCATACAATATTCCAAAGTTATGCGCTCTTCCCAAATATGAACGTCTTTGACAACGTTGCTTTTGCACTCAAAATAAAAAGTGTAGATAAAAAAGAAATTGCGACACGTGTTTCGCAAGCCTTAAAAATGGTACAACTGGAAGGTTACGAAAATCGTTCCATTGCAAAACTCTCTGGTGGTCAAAAGCAGCGTGTCGCCATTGCACGCGCTATTATCGACCGTCCCAAAGTTCTCTTGCTTGATGAAAGCTTGTCAGCACTTGACATGAAGCTAAGAAAAGATATGCAATATGAACTGCGAGAACTTCAGCAATCTTTGGGCATTACTTTCATCTTCGTTACTCATGATCAAGAAGAAGCACTTGCCATGTCAGATTGGATTTTTATCATGAATGAGGGAGAAATCGTCCAATCTGGTACACCAACGGATATTTATGACGAACCAATCAATCACTTCGTTGCAGATTTTATTGGAGAGTCCAACATCTTAAATGGTAAGATGATTAAAGACTACCTCGTCGAGTTCAACGGACAACAATTTGAAGCTGTTGATGGCGGGATGCGAAAAAATGAAGCGATTGAAGTCGTCATTCGTCCAGAAGATATCTGGTTTACTCTGCCAGACGAAGGCAAATTTAATGTCAAAGTTGATACACAGCTCTTCCGTGGTGTTCACTACGAAATTGTTGCCTATGATTTATTTGGCAATGAATGGCTCATCCATTCCACGCACCGTGCCATTGTAGGTGAAACCGTTGGTGTTGATTTCGAACCTGAAGCAATCCATATCATGCGTCTCAACGAAACTGAAGAAGAATTTGACGCTCGTATTGAAGAGTACGTAGAGGAAGAAGAACAAACGATTGGACTTGCCAATGCCGTCGAAGAGGAGAATGCTGAGGAAGAGGCAGCTATTCAAGAAGCTGTTAAAGAAGCATTAGAGAATACGATGGAACTCACAGAACTTGCTGAAACGGTCAATGAGATTCTACATAAGCAAGAGGTAGAAAATGAACAAGAACAAACGGGAAATAAGAACTCGCAAGTCCCAAAAGATGATAGAGTAGAAGATAGCGGGGTGTTGCCACAATGA